From Coffea arabica cultivar ET-39 chromosome 2e, Coffea Arabica ET-39 HiFi, whole genome shotgun sequence, the proteins below share one genomic window:
- the LOC113730670 gene encoding germin-like protein subfamily 3 member 2 — protein sequence MVSKVTAFLVILIHIHAVSSSDPDPVDDFCVPRTNLSSDALSCKNSTLVTVEDFVYAGIKSPGDFKKTGFAATPVSSTVFPGLNTLGMSFVRADFAAGGVNVPHYHPRATEVGFVLEGKIYSGFIDTKNRVFARVLEKGEVMVFPRGLVHFQMNVGDSPATILGSFDSQNPGLVKIPAAIFGSEIKDELLLKAFGFNSKELAKLRKHFQFQGGLSPTPS from the coding sequence ATGGTTTCCAAGGTGACAGCTTTCTTAGTAATTCTCATCCATATTCATGCAGTTTCATCTTCAGATCCTGATCCAGTCGATGATTTTTGCGTACCAAGAACAAATCTTTCATCCGATGCCCTTTCTTGCAAAAACTCAACATTGGTCACAGTTGAAGATTTTGTATATGCAGGCATAAAAAGCCCTGGCGATTTCAAGAAAACTGGTTTTGCAGCCACTCCAGTTAGCTCAACTGTTTTTCCTGGATTAAACACACTGGGGATGTCATTTGTACGTGCTGATTTTGCTGCTGGTGGGGTTAATGTCCCGCACTATCATCCAAGAGCTACTGAGGTTGGATTTGTGCTGGAGGGAAAGATTTATTCCGGGTTTATTGACACAAAAAACAGAGTTTTTGCTAGAGTGCTTGAGAAGGGTGAGGTGATGGTCTTTCCAAGGGGTCTTGTACACTTTCAGATGAATGTTGGAGATTCACCAGCTACGATACTAGGAAGTTTTGACAGTCAGAATCCAGGGTTGGTGAAAATTCCAGCTGCTATTTTTGGATCTGAAATTAAAGATGAGCTTTTGCTGAAGGCTTTTGGATTCAATTCCAAGGAGCTCGCTAAATTGAGGAAGCACTTTCAATTCCAAGGAGGCCTCTCTCCTACTCCATCTTAA
- the LOC113730669 gene encoding protein trichome birefringence-like 36, with translation MGAKAKISWPLMWLLFLCFFLLNLSDGESSRYEQEELSWLADNDDEINMIQGRHASIRRCDLTSGKWVYDQTYPLYDPSTCPYLSTAVKCQKNGRPDSDYEKWRWKPDGCTIPRFDALEFLGRMRRKRIMLVGDSIMRNQWESLVCLVQSVIPTARKMVTYHGPAMAFQALDYETSIEFCWAPFLVELKKETAGKRILHLDLIEENAKYWRGVDVLVFDSAHWWTHSDQYSSWDFLADGNNAYTNMNPMVAYEKGLTTWAKWIDLNLDPRRSRVFFRSMSPRHNRDNGWKCYNQKEPLQYFSHPHVPPQLPVLRGVLRRMRFPVYLQDITTLSALRRDGHPSVYGRSIGQEEKQHVKGYTSDCSHWCLPGVPDTWNEMLNVLL, from the exons ATGGGAGCCAAGGCTAAGATCAGTTGGCCATTAATGTGGCTTTTGTTCTTGTGCTTTTTCCTACTGAATTTGTCTGATGGTGAATCTTCAAGGTATGAGCAAGAGGAGCTGTCGTGGCTGGCTGACAATGACGACGAAATTAACATGATTCAAGGCAGGCATGCCTCGATCAGGAGATGTGATTTAACCTCTGGAAAATGGGTTTATGATCAAACTTATCCGCTTTATGATCCAAGCACTTGCCCCTACCTTAGCACTGCAGTTAAATGTCAGAAGAACGGACGCCCTGATTCTGATTATGAAAAGTGGAGGTGGAAGCCAGACGGTTGTACGATTCCAAG GTTTGATGCATTGGAATTTCTGGGGAGAATGAGAAGGAAGAGAATAATGCTTGTAGGTGATTCCATAATGAGGAACCAATGGGAGTCTCTTGTCTGTTTAGTCCAATCTGTTATTCCAACTGCTCGAAAAATGGTCACTTATCATGGTCCTGCCATGGCATTCCAAGCATTG GATTATGAGACATCGATTGAGTTTTGTTGGGCTCCATTTCTCGTGGAACTGAAGAAGGAAACAGCAGGCAAAAGAATACTGCATCTAGACTTGATAGAAGAGAATGCGAAGTACTGGAGAGGAGTTGATGTTCTTGTTTTTGATTCAGCCCATTGGTGGACTCATTCTGATCAATATAGTTC GTGGGACTTCCTCGCGGATGGAAACAATGCATATACGAATATGAACCCAATGGTTGCATATGAGAAAGGACTCACTACATGGGCTAAGTGGATAGACTTGAATCTTGATCCTCGCAGAAGTCGAGTCTTTTTCAGGAGCATGTCTCCGAGGCATAACAG GGACAACGGCTGGAAATGTTATAATCAGAAGGAACCTCTTCAATACTTCAGTCACCCTCATGTCCCTCCACAATTACCTGTATTAAGAGGGGTGCTACGAAGGATGAGATTTCCAGTATATCTGCAGGATATTACTACATTGTCAGCACTTAGAAGAGACGGCCATCCATCTGTTTATGGGAGATCCATAGGCCAAGAAGAGAAACAGCACGTCAAAGGGTATACCTCTGATTGTAGCCATTGGTGCCTCCCTGGAGTTCCTGATACCTGGAATGAAATGTTAAATGTTCTACTATGA